From Camelina sativa cultivar DH55 chromosome 7, Cs, whole genome shotgun sequence, one genomic window encodes:
- the LOC104700223 gene encoding traB domain-containing protein-like — MELTMDMPEVQSREEFVNMDSSIVIVEKEECIEEEEDSDDSSVISGDDSIGDNSGEDDICGAGVANAVEETTEKLEVPEEFTKCVMVLTCDSTVEGGSCDVYLVGTAHVSQESCREVEAVISSLKPQVVFVELCTSRLSILNPQALKEAPSLMEMIGMWKRNHNLFGIVYGWLLAKMANKLDVFPGAEFRVACEEAMKYGGKVVFGDRPVQITLTRTWGKMPLWHKIKLLYGIVFQAVFLPDSEELEKMLKDMNDVDMLTLVIQEMSKEFPSLMETLVHERDKYMASLLFRVASEHSSVVAVVGRGHLQGIKKNWKQPIKMKELLELPTINSTYTLKNILRYVVVVVAGVAIIAGMHHNNK; from the exons ATGGAGCTGACGATGGACATGCCGGAGGTTCAATCTCGAGAGGAATTCGTTAACATGGACAGCAGCATAGTGATTGTTGAGAAGGAGGAGTGTatcgaggaggaagaagatagcGACGACAGTTCAGTGATTAGCGGTGACGACTCGATCGGTGATAACAGTGGTGAAGATGATATCTGCGGTGCTGGTGTAGCGAATGCGGTGGAGGAGACGACGGAGAAGTTGGAGGTGCCTGAGGAATTTACGAAATGCGTTATGGTTCTAACGTGCGATTCCACAGTTGAAGGTGGATCTTGTGATGTGTACTTGGTTGGTACTGCTCATGTATCACAG gaATCATGTCGAGAAGTTGAAGCTGTAATTAGCTCATTGAAACCACAG GTCGTCTTCGTGGAGTTATGTACAAGTCGATTGTCTATTCTCAACCCTCAGGCTTTGAAGGAG gcGCCGTCTCTGATGGAAATGATAGGCATGTGGAAGAGGAACCACAACCTATTTGGAATAGTTTACGGATGGTTACTTGCAAAG ATGGCCAATAAGCTTGATGTTTTTCCTGGTGCTGAGTTTCGTGTGGCATGTGAAGAGGCAATGAAATATGGTGGCAAGGTGGTCTTTGGGGATCGTCCAGTACAG ATCACGTTAACGAGAACATGGGGTAAGATGCCTTTATggcacaaaataaaactactgtACGGCATAGTATTTCAAGCTGTCTTTCTGCCCGATTCTGAAGAACTTGAGAagatg CTGAAAGACATGAACGATGTGGATATGCTGACATTGGTGATTCAAGAAATGAGCAAGGAATTCCCATCACTCATGGAGACACTTGTGCATGAGCGAGATAA GTACATGGCATCTTTATTGTTCAGAGTTGCAAGTGAGCATAGTTCGGTCGTGGCAGTTGTCGGTAGAGGGCATCTACAAGGTATCAAGAAGAACTGGAAACAACCTATTAAG ATGAAGGAGCTGCTGGAGTTACCGACAATTAATTCAACTTATACTTTGAAGAATATTTTAAGATATGTGGTGGTTGTAGTCGCCGGGGTGGCCATAATTGCCGGCATGCATcataataataagtaa
- the LOC104700224 gene encoding uncharacterized protein LOC104700224: MEISEQESVLEIKKRLGQFLQIPTSSLTLFVSCWELLDGLDMEDYPIISDGTRIDLTVTPFFTAPSFIVPADKKIDVTVKFTVEVDRTETVSSLKNKIHIMENTPIKRMQLYYSGIELADDYRNLNEYGISEFSEIVVFLKSINRAKDVAPVKELCFLVQTSSSLFNGARIPVEINETCTISEMREGLQANKTLPRDEYIFVHKQRIMRENCSLRWHGVENGDTLFVFKGSISPGGY; the protein is encoded by the exons ATGGAAATTAGCGAGCAAGAATCTGTGTTGGAGATCAAGAAACGCTTAGGACAGTTTCTTCAGATTCCAACATCTTCTTTAACTCTCTTTGTCTCTTGTTGGGAACTCCTCGACGGTCTCGACATGGAAGATTATCCGATCATCTCTGACGGCACCAGAATCGACCTCACCGTCACCCCCTTTTTCACGGCACCGTCTTTTATAGTCCCCGCCGATAAAAAAATCGACGTTACCGTCAAGTTCACCGTCGAAGTAGACAGAACCGAAACG GTGAGTAGCTTGAAGAACAAGATTCACATTATGGAGAATACACCGATAAAGCGAATGCAGTTGTACTATTCTGGGATTGAGCTAGCCGACGATTATCGAAACCTAAACGAATACGGAATCAGTGAATTCTCAGAGATAGTGGTGTTCCTCAAGTCAATCAACCGTGCGAAAGACGTCGCTCCGGTGAAGGAACTCTGTTTCTTGGTGCAGACGTCATCAAGTTTATTCAACGGTGCGAGGATCCCTGTCGAGATTAACGAAACTTGTACTATCTCGGAGATGAGAGAAGGTTTACAAGCTAACAAGACGTTGCCAAGAGACGAGTATATATTCGTACACAAGCAACGGATTATGCGAGAGAATTGTAGCCTTCGTTGGCATGGTGTTGAAAATGGTGACACTCTTTTCGTGTTTAAAGGGTCTATTAGTCCTGGAGGGTACtga